A genomic region of Alkalispirochaeta americana contains the following coding sequences:
- a CDS encoding Rieske (2Fe-2S) protein yields the protein MAQWREVCREESFRKATSFTHRRKEIALFKLDDGVHAIANSCSHEYSPLCEGMVVGTHVYCPKHGSRFDITTGAVLDLPATSPVKTYPVKVEDGVVYVKV from the coding sequence ATGGCACAGTGGCGCGAGGTCTGCCGGGAAGAATCTTTCCGAAAGGCGACCTCCTTCACCCACCGGAGGAAGGAGATCGCCCTCTTTAAACTGGACGATGGCGTCCACGCGATAGCCAATTCCTGCAGCCACGAGTATTCTCCCCTCTGCGAGGGGATGGTGGTGGGGACCCACGTCTATTGCCCAAAGCACGGATCCCGTTTCGATATAACCACCGGAGCGGTCCTGGATCTCCCTGCAACAAGCCCCGTCAAGACCTACCCGGTAAAGGTCGAGGATGGGGTAGTCTACGTCAAGGTCTGA
- a CDS encoding L-threonylcarbamoyladenylate synthase: MNRQGERGNSCPRGTGLPDQEETLLLDASGADRAGQLLAEGRLVVIPTETVYGLGASAVDPGAVRAVFAAKERPLDNPLIVHFGDSSDAVAVVPSPLGLTRALLQAFAPGPLTVIVPAPSWAVPEVRCGLPTVALRVPAHTLARQVISRAGVPVAAPSANRSGRPSPTTREMAWEEMAGRVAALVDGGCCTVGIESTVVDATSDREVVILRPGTISRQEIARRLGCPVRLQARGDRRSPGTRYRHYTPRIPVVLAAAADLEQAREEAGELFPCDSSQGQEGVRVLSVETFGSYEAYAEGVYRAFWEAERRNCFLILAEDPPRGAAEGLADRLHRAARGVYRPGGLSGQIRENSNPEARP, from the coding sequence ATGAACCGCCAGGGCGAGAGGGGTAACTCCTGCCCCCGGGGCACCGGTCTCCCCGACCAGGAAGAGACGCTCCTCCTGGACGCCTCCGGGGCCGACCGGGCGGGGCAACTTCTTGCAGAGGGGCGGCTTGTGGTCATCCCAACGGAGACCGTCTACGGCCTGGGGGCCTCTGCGGTGGACCCCGGGGCTGTCCGAGCTGTCTTTGCAGCCAAGGAGAGGCCCCTCGATAACCCGCTCATCGTTCATTTTGGAGATTCCTCCGATGCTGTCGCTGTGGTTCCCTCCCCGCTGGGGCTCACCCGGGCGCTTCTTCAGGCTTTTGCGCCGGGGCCGCTCACGGTGATTGTCCCCGCGCCATCCTGGGCGGTTCCCGAGGTGCGGTGCGGCTTGCCCACGGTGGCCTTGCGTGTTCCCGCCCATACCCTGGCCCGGCAGGTCATCTCCCGGGCAGGCGTTCCCGTGGCCGCTCCCAGTGCCAATCGCAGCGGACGTCCGAGCCCCACCACCCGGGAGATGGCCTGGGAGGAAATGGCCGGTCGGGTTGCGGCTCTTGTTGATGGGGGATGCTGCACCGTGGGAATCGAATCGACCGTGGTGGACGCCACCAGCGACAGGGAGGTGGTGATTCTGCGGCCGGGCACGATCAGTCGTCAGGAGATCGCTCGCCGCCTGGGGTGCCCGGTCCGGCTTCAGGCCCGGGGAGATCGCCGGTCTCCCGGAACCCGCTATCGCCATTATACGCCCCGGATTCCCGTGGTTTTGGCTGCCGCAGCCGATCTGGAGCAGGCCCGGGAAGAAGCGGGAGAACTCTTCCCTTGTGATTCATCCCAAGGGCAGGAAGGGGTTCGGGTGCTGTCGGTGGAGACCTTCGGGAGCTATGAAGCCTACGCCGAGGGAGTGTATCGGGCGTTCTGGGAGGCCGAGCGCCGGAATTGTTTTCTTATTCTTGCCGAGGATCCTCCCCGGGGAGCAGCCGAAGGGCTGGCCGACAGGTTGCATCGAGCGGCCCGAGGCGTCTATCGCCCTGGCGGGCTTTCAGGCCAGATCAGGGAGAATAGCAATCCAGAAGCGAGGCCGTGA